Within the Miscanthus floridulus cultivar M001 chromosome 17, ASM1932011v1, whole genome shotgun sequence genome, the region GATCAAGCGGTAGGGCAGGAGGGGCTCGTGCCCCCTACCAGTGTTGATACAAGGAAGCCTCCATAAGCCCCTCCTAGAAATTTCTGCCATTGCTGTACAGGAGGAGGTGCTACAGTTGCATTCAGAGGTAGAATTCAAGAAGGAGCTGACTAGCGTTCAGAGATGAGGCTTTTTGATTTTGGGTCAATgacactaaacatgatattggGTTTCGAAGATGTGCTAGAGCGGTCTATCATATATGACTGAGTTATAGGTTTTATCTTGATTTATCTAGATAAACCTATAACTCAgtcatacatgatccaatgagtatgaaatttttgctACTTCTCAAGAATGCAATAATTATTGTATCATAAAAAATTCACCATAATTGGATCACATAAGCttcagctatgaattaattatggAAAAGCACAATCTAAagttacaacaaaaactttgcattaaagcataccatattatatgctCACTCTGTacatctactcatgtggagtccaacaaaaatttcatattcattggatcatgtatgactgagttatagatttaatttcatttaaaaactatttaacaaacataaacctagataaatctataactcaatCATACAAGATCTAATGAGCCTGAAAATTTTACTAAAGCTCAACCATGCAATGATTACCCCACCATAACAATTTAACCACACTTAGACCagagaaactgcagctatgaattaattattgaaaagtatagatttaaagttacagcaaaaactttatgcTAAAGCATAACATATCATATGTTCATTGTGtatatctactcatgtggagtccaacacaattggatttttttttctacgatttactatgatttttcaaggatttagccgaaataaatataaaaggaaaaagaaaaaccaccTATTGAAACAACCATGGGTGTCAAGTGGCCGGTTTCGAGAGATGAGGGATGAGCTATTTCCGGTTAGAGTTGAGAGAGGAAAAGTTGATTTTTACGATAGTTAAGTGATGCAAAATGGACTTTTTTGCATAAAAAAATGTTATGCCTTTTGGGCCACCGATCGTAGCACTATTGAACCTGGTAGCAGTGCCAACATAATATAGATTTTAGTTATAGCTGGGTAAACAAGCACGCGATCGTTCATAATAATATTGCAGACATACATATGTTTCTTGCTTTATTTCATGGCAAAACAAAGCCAATAAATATCTATATATTTGTATGAGTGAAGAGGATCTTCAGAAGACACTCTAAATTCCATCTTTCATATCTTTATTTAGCTATCCACTCCAAAAAAATCTCTCTCAGTATTACTTGTCACTCTAGTAGACTAAGCTAAATTACGTCCTTCATATCCATTTGGTCTATATTCGACTGACTGAAATTATTTGTACCAGAAAGATTTAGCTAATATTTATAATGGATTTAATTTTTACAATGTCTCTAATGTGAACCAATATTTGTAATGGATTTTAATTTTACAATGTCTCTAATTTGAAGTTTTATACTGCAAGTGAATATACTAGAACACCTATACCCCAATGGCAATATTCCACGGAAAGGTTCGATTAGCTAATATTTGTAATCGATTTTAATTTTGTGATATCTCTAATTAGAACTAATATTTGTAATGGGTTTTAATTTTTGCAATGTCTCTAATTTGAACATTTATACTGCACTGAATATACTAGAACAATTATACTCCAATCGCAATTATATTGCACTGAACTAATATCTCGTCGTGCTCACAGCTAAAGAACGAGAGTCCTCAAAACCGAGACGAACTCTAGTCTCTAGCTGTGAAAAGACATCATTGTCTCAGAAAACTTGGATCCATGTCTTGACGCAAGCTTACTGACGATCTACTTAAGGAGAAGGGGTTGTTGAGAGTTTTCGGGGAAAAAAGGAGAAAACGTATCCTATGATAATTCCGGAGCATTCAGCTTTGGCATTATCGCTATTGGTTCGGGCGCAAATATACAATCACAGTCAGAAGCAAATAAAAATCAGGACCAAATCTGACATCGATGCACTTAACTTTTGAGGCAGAAATTCCTTGACCATTTAGTATGTTTTTTCACTAGTCCACATTATATTGACGATTGCATGCGCAAGCAACTGAACTACTTACATGATCGACTCCACCATCTACTCTCTATAACGACTTTCTGAACCACACCGAGTACGTACCATCTTAAAACTAAGAAGACACTACTGGAAGTGTAACTATCTACCAGCATCTAAACTCGACGAAACCACCTACGGTGACGCTGAAGGAGGTGTAGCAGGCGTCATTGGCGGTTCTGCTGGTGTAGGAGGCATTATCGGCGGCACCTGTTGCGCTGTCAATCGAATATGAACGAACATGCATTAGCATCACCAGATTATATTAATCTCCTTCGACGGAAGGAAGGATAAAAGCTGTGTAGAAACTCATAATGCGAGGCATTGTAACTTACAGTTGCAGGCGAAGAGCGTTTGGAGCGGCAGCATGGTGCCGCAGGCGAGCGGGAGGATGAGCATGCGGATGGGGTCGACGGGCTTGGGCAAGAACTGGTTCATGTCGCCGTTCATGCCGTGGCAGAGGCAGATGGGCGCGTCCCTGATGACGGACTTGAGCCCGTCGCAGCACTCGCCGGGGGGCGTCAGCACGGTGATGTTGGTCAGGTAGTCCGTGCACAGCAGCATCCCCGCCAGCGGCGTCATGCACTCCGTCGGTTGGGGCGGCTGAGGGGTGGACGACGTCGACGTCAAGCTGGCACCCAGCTTGCCGGCGCCTTGGAGAGGCGGAGACGACGACCCCGGCCGCGGGAGGAGCGGGATCAGTGGCTGCAACAGGCCGATGATGCCGCCCAGCCCCGGGAAAAGCAGGCCCAGGATGGCAGCCAGTAGGTTTGGAGGTAGGCCAGAGGGGATGCCCGGGCCCGCCGGAGGTGTTGATGGGCGTGCCACGCCGCCGGCTGCTGCTTGGTCGGCCACCTTTTCTGCTGCTTTTTGGCCTGCGGCCGCGGGCTTGAATGCTTGCTGGACTTGGACCCTCGCCGCTTCCGAGGgatgcagcgccgccgccgccatggcgaaGGCGAAGAACAGGGCGATGAGCCTGGGCGAAGCCATGTCGAGTTGGAGGCTTGGGATGCTATGGCGCTTTGCCTGGTTTGTGTGTTGGATCGGATGCATGACCACGTGGGTTTGGCCGTCAATTTATAGCCTGGATGGATAGCGTTGAAATAAAGAATTCAAACATTTGTTGTAACGAGATTGGATTCTTAATCTCTCATCCCTTGTTATTACTGCTTCTGATTAATTTGTCCTTCAATCAAAGGAGTCCAAGCAGTTTGAGTTTGAGGGTCTGTCTCTGTTTG harbors:
- the LOC136518171 gene encoding non-specific lipid transfer protein GPI-anchored 4-like, producing the protein MHPIQHTNQAKRHSIPSLQLDMASPRLIALFFAFAMAAAALHPSEAARVQVQQAFKPAAAGQKAAEKVADQAAAGGVARPSTPPAGPGIPSGLPPNLLAAILGLLFPGLGGIIGLLQPLIPLLPRPGSSSPPLQGAGKLGASLTSTSSTPQPPQPTECMTPLAGMLLCTDYLTNITVLTPPGECCDGLKSVIRDAPICLCHGMNGDMNQFLPKPVDPIRMLILPLACGTMLPLQTLFACNSQQVPPIMPPTPAEPPMTPATPPSASP